One Rosa chinensis cultivar Old Blush chromosome 3, RchiOBHm-V2, whole genome shotgun sequence DNA window includes the following coding sequences:
- the LOC112192569 gene encoding putative pentatricopeptide repeat-containing protein At1g09680, with product MALTKMARSNQFLLPPHNYKLCFSTIPWYKPPPPPPPPRRREHDKEEPLLSLLSDAITTSNTNPLPLRKLLPSLTARDVINLINLNPDSLPSHSLLSFFHWLSSRPTFRHTLQSYLTMAHFLSSHQMFPQALSLLRLVVSRKGKGSAASVFASLLQTRGTHLHSDYVFHALINSYTDSGFLGDAVQCFRLLRKHGFRIPFQACGHLLDKMFMFNTPVVAWGFLLEILDSGFPPNVYNFNVLMHKMCKQGHIREAQAVFDEIENRGLNPTVVSFNTLINGYCKSGNLEEGFKLKADMEGRTMCPDLFTYSVLINGLCKEGRLDDAYGLFDEMCVKGLVPNDVIFTTLIDGQCKNENLDLALEMYQKMLGRGIKPDIVTYNTLINGLCKVGDMKEARKLVEEMNMRGFKPDKITYTTLIDGCCKEGDLESAIEIRKEMIKEEIALDNVAFTALISGFCREGRIIEAEKMLREMLKAGMKPDDATYTMLIDGFCKRGDVNIGFKLLKDMQGDGHVPSVVTYNVLMNGLCKQGQMKNANMLLNAMINVGVVPDDITYNTLLEGHCKHGNPDDFEKLWSEKGLVLDYASYNSLVSELNKSLKKRSKR from the coding sequence ATGGCGCTCACCAAAATGGCAAGGAGCAATCAGTTTCTGCTTCCTCCCCACAATTACAAATTATGCTTCTCCACCATCCCTTGGTAcaagcctcctcctcctcctcctcctcctcgccgCCGTGAACATGACAAAGAGGAACCGTTACTCTCCCTCCTCTCCGACGCCATCACCACCAGCAACACAAACCCTCTCCCTCTCAGGAAGCTCCTCCCTTCCCTCACCGCCCGTGACGTCATCAACCTCATCAACCTCAACCCCGACTCCCTCCCTTCccactctctcctctccttcttccacTGGCTCTCTTCCCGCCCCACCTTTCGCCACACCCTCCAATCCTACCTCACCATGGCCCACTTCCTCTCCTCCCACCAAATGTTCCCCCAAGCCCTCTCCCTCCTACGACTCGTCGTTTCCCGCAAGGGCAAGGGCTCCGCCGCCTCCGTCTTCGCTTCCCTTCTCCAAACCAGAGGTACCCATCTCCACTCCGATTACGTCTTTCATGCTTTGATCAATTCCTACACGGATTCTGGGTTCCTGGGGGATGCCGTGCAGTGCTTTAGGTTGCTTAGGAAGCACGGTTTTCGGATACCCTTTCAGGCTTGTGGTCATTTGCTTGATAAAATGTTCATGTTCAACACCCCTGTTGTCGCTTGGGGCTTTCTTTTGGAGATTTTGGATTCTGGGTTTCCACCCAATGTGTATAATTTCAATGTTTTGATGCATAAAATGTGCAAGCAAGGTCATATCAGAGAGGCCCAGGCGGTGTTCGATGAAATTGAGAACAGGGGTTTGAACCCAACTGTAGTTAGTTTTAATACCTTGATTAATGGCTATTGTAAATCTGGCAATCTGGAGGAGGGTTTTAAGTTGAAGGCGGATATGGAGGGGAGAACAATGTGTCCTGATTTGTTTACTTACAGTgttttaataaatgggttgtgTAAGGAAGGCAGGTTGGATGATGCGTATGGGTTGTTTGATGAAATGTGTGTCAAGGGTTTGGTTCCGAATGACGTCATATTCACGACTTTGATTGATGGGCAGTGTAAGAATGAGAATCTTGATCTGGCGCTGGAAATGTATCAGAAAATGTTAGGGAGAGGTATCAAACCAGATATAGTTACATACAATACACTGATAAATGGCCTTTGCAAGGTTGGAGATATGAAAGAAGCTAGGAAGCTTGTCGAAGAGATGAATATGAGAGGTTTCAAGCCTGACAAGATTACTTATACTACACTTATTGATGGATGCTGCAAAGAAGGAGATTTAGAATCGGCCATAGAGATAAGGAAGGAGATGATTAAAGAAGAGATTGCACTCGACAATGTAGCTTTCACAGCCCTTATTTCAGGCTTTTGCAGAGAGGGAAGAATCATTGAGGCAGAAAAAATGTTGAGGGAGATGTTAAAGGCCGGCATGAAGCCTGATGATGCCACTTATACAATGCTCATTGATGGTTTTTGCAAAAGGGGTGATGTTAATATTGGTTTTAAGTTGCTCAAGGACATGCAGGGTGATGGTCATGTACCAAGTGTTGTGACCTATAATGTGCTTATGAATGGATTATGCAAGCAAGGACAGATGAAAAATGCTAATATGCTGTTGAATGCTATGATTAACGTGGGGGTGGTGCCAGATGATATTACATACAACACTCTATTAGAAGGACATTGCAAGCATGGAAACCCAGATGACTTTGAGAAACTATGGAGTGAGAAAGGACTTGTTCTTGATTATGCTTCGTATAATTCTCTAGTCAGTGAATTAAATAAGTCTTTAAAAAAGCGTTCGAAGAGATGA